The Erigeron canadensis isolate Cc75 chromosome 4, C_canadensis_v1, whole genome shotgun sequence genome window below encodes:
- the LOC122596798 gene encoding WRKY transcription factor 6-like has translation MSSSSHFPVNDSSNDNDDHHHHHHHKQVINEVDFFNDDKKHDHLPKSIDHESVGAPPTLDLDFNINTGLNLQTGISSSDQSIIDDGISSSSEDKRTKHELASVGAEMERMSVENQRLKEALNQVMIDYKTLEMHLASILQQKQGESTKAADRRLMMDLALAAPGVLAAETTTDEKSQSSSRSDNEQHSGSPINNKNRIGSTTTDHEQVIIVAGQAAASGSKVQRLSCLNNINDHHQNNGIDQKTEATIRKARVSVRARSEASVITDGCQWRKYGQKMAKGNPCPRAYYRCTMAAGCPVRKQVQRCAEDKTILITTYEGTHNHPLPPTAMAMASTTSSAARMLLSGSMPSSDGLMINSSNYLPTTTLLPCSSNNMATISASAPFPTVTLDLTQTPNPFQQRNNPFHAPTPTSNTSLPQILGQSLYNQSKFSGLHMSPHTTGLMSDTVNALTADPNFTAALTAAISSMIGGVGSNGNKSNGNVNANNNGYGNNNKVSSSSFQGN, from the exons ATGTCGTCGTCTTCACATTTCCCAGTCAACGACTCCtctaatgataatgatgatcatcatcatcatcatcatcataaacaaGTGATCAATGAAGTCGATTTCTTTAACGACGACAAGAAACATGATCACCTACCAAAGTCTATTGATCATGAATCTGTTGGTGCACCACCTACACTCGATCTTGATTTTAATATCAAC ACTGGACTGAATCTACAAACCGGAATTTCAAGCAGTGATCAATCTATAATTGATGATGGCATCTCTTCTAGTTCCGAAGATAAACGAACTAAACATGAG TTAGCAAGTGTTGGAGCTGAAATGGAAAGAATGAGCGTAGAGAATCAACGGTTAAAAGAGGCGTTGAATCAAGTGATGATCGATTACAAGACACTCGAAATGCATCTAGCGTCGATTTTACAACAAAAACAAGGAGAATCTACAAAGGCAGCTGATAGGCGGTTGATGATGGATCTAGCTTTAGCTGCTCCAGGAGTACTAGCAGCCGAAACTACTACTGATGAAAAATCACAATCGTCGTCTAGAAGTGACAACGAGCAGCATTCAGGATCCCCAATCAATAACAAGAATCGTATAGGTAGTACTACTACTGATCATGAGCAAGTGATCATCGTGGCTGGACAAGCAGCAGCATCAGGTTCAAAGGTCCAGAGGCTAAGTTGTTTAAACAATATTAATGATCATCATCAGAATAACGGAATTGATCAAAAGACTGAAGCAACGATTAGGAAGGCTAGAGTTTCCGTTCGAGCTCGATCAGAAGCTTCCGTG ATAACGGATGGATGTCAATGGAGGAAATATGGTCAAAAGATGGCAAAAGGTAACCCATGTCCACGGGCTTACTACCGGTGCACCATGGCAGCTGGTTGCCCCGTTCGGAAACAA GTGCAAAGATGCGCGGAAGACAAGACAATCTTGATCACTACATACGAAGGCACTCACAACCATCCTCTCCCCCCAACCGCCATGGCAATGGCCTCGACGACATCTTCCGCCGCCAGAATGCTCCTCTCCGGCTCCATGCCAAGTTCCGACGGCCTTATGATCAACTCCTCAAATTATCTACCAACAACTACTCTTCTCCCATGTTCTTCAAACAACATGGCCACTATTTCAGCATCCGCCCCATTTCCAACCGTCACACTAGACCTCACTCAAACACCAAACCCCTTCCAACAACGAAACAACCCGTTCCATGCACCGACCCCCACCTCAAACACATCACTTCCCCAAATTTTAGGACAATCTTTATACAATCAATCCAAATTCTCAGGCCTTCACATGTCTCCACACACTACCGGCTTAATGTCTGACACCGTCAACGCCCTCACCGCGGATCCAAACTTTACGGCGGCCTTAACAGCCGCGATATCGTCAATGATAGGAGGAGTTGGTTCAAATGGAAACAAGAGTAATGGAAATGTCAATGCTAATAACAATGGATATGGCAACAATAACAAAGTCAGCAGTTCAAGttttcaaggaaattaa